The sequence GGCCCATGGCCACCATCAGGCCCAGCGCATAGGGGTAGCCGTAGGTCCAGGCCAGTTCGGGCATGTTGGTGAAGTTCATGCCGTAAATGGATGCCACCAGGGTGGGAGCGAACAGGATGGCAGCCCAGGAGGAGATGCGTTTGACCTGTTCGTTCTGTTCAAAGCTGGACTCGGTCATGCGCTGCATTTCATCGTTCTGGCGCTGGGCCACCAGGGCGGCGTTGACGGCCAGGGCGTTCTGCAGCAGGGCGCGGAAGGAGGCCACGCGTTCGTTGAGCCGGATGACATGGTCCAGGACATCCCGGTAGTGGTCCCGGAGTTCTGTTGCCTGGTCGCGGTCCGGAGTTCCGGCCATCAGGGCCTGCAGGATCCCGGCGAGCGGGCTGGTGGCCCGTTGGAAGGTGATGACCTGGCGGGACAGCTCGTAGATCCTGCGTGACACGTCGGGATCGGCCCCGAAGAGGTCGTCCTCGATTTCGTCGATGTCGTTCTCCAGGCCTGCCACCACGGGCTCGTATTCGTCCACCACCTGGTCCAGGATTCCGTAGAGCACCGCGTCGGGGCCCAGGGCCAGGAACTCCGGCATGGCCTCCATGCGGCGGCGGACTTTGGCCAGGTCCGGGGACTCTGCGTGACGGACGGTGACAACGTACTCATCGCCCACGAAGACGTGGATTTCGCCGAAGTCGACCTTCTCCACGTCGTCCCGGTACCTTGCGGGCCGCAGTACCAGGAACAAGCACTCGCCGTAGTGCTCCAGCTTGGCCCGCTGGTGGCCGGCGAGCGCGTCCTCGACGGCCAGGGCGTTGAGGTCGAATTCCTCGCCTACGGACTGCAGTTCCTCAGGGTCGGGCCGGTAGAGGCCGATCCAGGCCATCCCCTCGCGCTGCCGGAGCAGGAAGTACGTCTCGTCGAGGTCTTCGGGGTCCTCGGTGCGGAGCCCGTTCACATATACCGCGTTGTCGATGATGGTCACGGCGCCGCCTCCCGCTCATGCTCCCAGTCGTCCAGCAGGGCCGGCATCCGTGAGTTGAGGAACCGGTAGAACCGCGCCATGTCCGCCACGCGTGCCCGTGCCGGGGATCCTTCCGGGAGCGTTTCGGCGGTGGCATCCGTCAGTGCCGCAAGCTTGTCGTAAACCGGGCTGTTCCGCATGGACACCACGTACCACTCGTCTTCATGCAGCGCGTACAGGTCGCGGCGGCTGCCCGGCTGCGAGATCCGGTGCACGAAGCCCACCGTCTGCAGGTAGCGCACGGCGCCGGAGACTGCCGCCGCACTGGCGCCCAGCCGTTCCGACAGTTCTGCCGCGGTGAGGCTGCCCTGTTCCGAGGACACCAGCGCCAACAGCGTCCGGGCGGGCATCTTGGGGAACCCCGCCGCGGCGAACGCGGCGGCCGTCCGTTCGGCCGCAGCGGCGGTGGCATCCACACCGCGGGCACCCGCACCAGCGCCGCCCGTCAGCTCGTCCAGCGCCGCCACCTCGGCATCGGCGCTCATGCCGACCCCACCTCCCGCCGCCGCATCACCGTGACAGCCAGCGCGCCGGCCACCGCGGCAATGGCCAGCATCCACCACGCTCCGCTCCAATCAGTCGCGTCACCGCGCGGCACGGGCGTGTGGGTGAACGGGGACAGGTCGCGGAGGCTCTGGTCGATGCCCAGCATGCCGCCGAAAATACCCAGCATCACGCCCAGGGCCAGCAGCCCCCAACTGGCGGCGACGGTGGCGGAAGGCCACAGGACAAACACCAGGGCGGGCACGGCGAGGTAGATCAGGGCCGCCGGCAGCTGGGCCACGGCGGTCTGCCAGAGGGCATCGGCCGGCATGGATCCGTCCCCGGTGCCGGTGAGCGTGGCCCACGCCCCGACCGCGGCGAGGCCTACCACCAGCACCACGGCGGCCGCGCCCAGCAGCAGGTACCCGGCAAGCCACCGGACCCGCCCCACCGGAGCGGACAGCAGCAGTTCGGCGGTCCCGGCTGCTTCCTCCTGCCGCAGCCTGATCACCGCCTGCAGTGCGCATGCTGCCGCAAGGACCCCGGCCATCATGAACAGCACGGAGACCATGAGCTGGGTCAGCGAGGTCCCCTGCGACTGGAGCATGGCCCGCAGCACCGCGGTGATGTTCGTGTCAGGGGTGTCGACGGCGGCAATCGCCTTCCCCAGCGACCCCGCCAGCAGCCCCAGGGCCAGGCCGCTGAGCCCCCACCCGATGATCGATCCTGACTGCAGGCGGAGGGCCAGCGCCGCCGGGCTCCGCAGCGCGGCCCGGGCGCCGGGCCGTCCCGGCCGCGTATCCCAGACACTCGCGCCGGCATCGCGTGCGCCCAGGATCAGCCACGCCGCGGCGAGGCAGGCCACGCCGAGTGCCACGACCAGCAGCAGCGGCCAGGTGCGGTTCCCTGAGTAGGCGAAGGTCTGCTGGCCCCAGCCGATGGGTGAGAACCAGCTGGCCGCGCCTTCGGTCATGGTGGTCCCGTCCGCCCCCGGCGTTCCGGTGGCGTCGCCGATCCCGCGCACCACGTAGGCCAGGACCACCAGCGCGGCCGAGGCGCCGTTGGCCCCGCGTGAGGTCCCCATGAACTGGGCCACGAGCAGGCCCAGGCCCAGGAAGGCGAGGCCGACGGCGCCCGTTGCGGCTCCGGCGGTCAGGGAACCCTGTGGGTCCAGGCCCTGGGCGGCGAACCCGGCAAAGACTGCGAGGGCCACCAGGATGTTGGCCGTGATGCCGTGCAGCAGGGTGGCGGTGTAGGGCAGCAGCCGGCCTGCCGGCGTGGCGGCGATGAGTTCGGCGGCGCCGGTCTCCTCGTCCGCCCGCGTGTGGCGCACGGCGAGGAAGGTACTCATCAGGCCGGCCAGCAGGGCAAGGAAGGCGTAGATCAGGAAGAACGTGAAGGCTCCCTGGTCCGCTCCGCGGGGAAGGCCGCGCAGCATCAGGATGGCGGGCGTGGCGATCGCCACTTGCAGGATCTCGGTGCGGCTGGCGGCATTGCCGTAGGTCTGGGTGACGGCTGCGGCCGCGAACAGCGCGAATGCCCCGATGGCCACCACCCAGCTGACCAGTTGCCAGCGGTCCCGGCGCAGCCGCTGGCCCCAAAGGACCAGGAGGACGCCCATGTCAGCCCCGCCCCCTCGCGCCGAGCAGGTGCCGACGGGAACCGTGCTGGTCTTCGCCGGAGGCGCCGGCGTGGGTGCCTTCGTCCGCGGGGGCGTCGCCGTAGTGCCGCAGGAACAGCTCTTCGAGCGACGGCGGAACGATCGTCAGGCCCTGTACGCCCAAGGCGCCCAGCGCGGGCAGTACCTCGGCGATCCGGTCCGAATCGGCGGTGAACCTGATCCGCCCGGCGTCGTATGCCAGGTCATGCACCGCACCCAGCCGGGCCAAGGCCTCAGCGTCCAGGCCGTCCGCGGCGAAGGAAACCTCTGACCTGGTGAGGTGCCGCAGGGAGTCCAGCGTGCCGCCGTCGACAATCCTGCCGGCGCGGATGATGCTCACACGCTGGCAAAGCACCTCCACCTCGGAGAGGATGTGGCTGGACAGGAGCACGGTGGCACCACGTTCGACGGCGGCCAGCAGCTCCCGCCGGAACACTTCCTCCATGAGCGGGTCAAGGCCGCTGGTGGGCTCGTCCAGGAGGTAGAGCTCGGCTTCGGTCGCCAGTGCGGCGATCAGCGCGACTTTCTGCCGGTTGCCCTTGGAATACGCGCGTCCTTTCTTGGCCGGGTCGAAGTCGAAGACCTGGCACAGGCGGTCCTTCCGGCGGTGGTAGGCGGCAGCGTCGGCGGTGCCGCCGCGAAGCCGGGAGAGCAGGTCGATGGTTTCGCCGCCGGACAGGTTGGGCCAGAGCCGGACGTCGCCGGGAACGTAGGCCAGGCGGCGGTGCAGTTCCACGGCCTGGGTCCACGGCTCGAGCCCCAGGACGGTGGCGGACCCGGAGGTGGCTTTGGCCAGGCCCAGGAGGACGCGGAGCGTGGTGGATTTCCCGGCGCCGTTCGGGCCGAGGAAGCCGTGGATTTCCCCCTGTTGGACGTCCAGGTCCAATCCATCGAGGGCCCGGACCTGGCCGAAGTGTTTGTGCAGGTTCACTGTCTGGACAACGGTGTTCATGGTTCAAGTCTTCGAAGTTTTCACAACTTTGTGAAGGTACTAAAGTCCCAGCTATGAGCTCCGACAGTTCCCCGCCAGGCGCGCAGGCCACCCGCCAGGCAACGGCGCCACTCTACGCTGCGGGATTCGTCACGGCTTTCGGAGCCCACAGCATCGCAGCGGCTTTGGGCGCGGAGAGCGAAAACATCGGCCTGACCCTGCTTAACCTCGGCATCCTCCTGGCCCTCTACGACGTGGCCGAGGTCTTCCTGAAACCCGTGTTCGGCGCCCTGAGCGACCGCATTGGCGCCAAGCCCGTCATTGTCGGCGGGCTGTTCGCCTTCGCCGCGCTGTCCCTGATTGGCCTCGGCGCAGCTGACCCGCTGATCCTTGCCCTCGCCCGGCTCGGACAAGGCGCGGCGGCCTCGGCGTTCTCCCCGTCGTCGTCCGCCATGGTGGCAAGGATGGCCCGCGGCGGAAAAGCCGGGACCTACTTTGGCCGGTACGGGTCCTGGAAGAGCCTGGGCTACATCCTTGGGCCGCCGCTGGGCGCCGGGCTGATCCTGGCCGGCGGTTTCCCCTTGCTCTTCGGCGCCCTGTCCGCGCTGGCGGCGGCCACGGCCGTGTGGGTGCTGCTCTCGGTGCCGCATCTGGCACCCCTGCCGCGGAAGCGGTATACGGTGATGGACCTGGCGCGGCAGGTGGGCGAGCGCCGTTTCCTGGTCCCCACCCTGGTGCTTGCCGCGTCGACCGGGGCCCTCGGTGCCGCCGTCGGCTTCCTCCCCGCGCTGGCCACCCGCCACGGGCTTGGTGCGTTCGCCGGAACGGCCGCGGTGAGCGTGGTGGCTCTGGGCTCGGTGCTGACGCAGCCGTGGATCGGAAGGCTGCGGGACCGGCACGCCGTCAGCGACAACAAGGGCACGACGACGGGCCTGCTCCTGGTTGCCGTGGGCATCGCTTTGGTGGCGGCCGCCCCGGGAGTGGTCACCATCTTCCTCGCGGCGGCGCTGATCGGGTGCGGGATCGGCGTGGCCACCCCGCTGGGGTTCGCGCACCTGGCGGACACCACGCCGCCGGAGCGGATGGGCCGGACCATGGGCTCGGCAGAGCTGGGGCGCGAACTCGGGGATGCCGGCGGACCCCTGCTGGTGGGGGCCATCGCCACGGCAACGGCCCTGCCGTTCGGGCTTGGCGCGCTGGCACTGCTGGTGGCTGCCGCTGCCATTCCCCGGCTGGACCCGGTCAGGCCTTCCGACTGAGCGGCCTTCCAGCTTTTTGTGTCAGGGTTAATGGCGATGACTTCTTCACGGCAACTCTCCACCAGGACTCCGGCTCGGCCTGCCCCGGGCTCGGCGTTCCTGTTCGTGCTGTCCACTGTGGGGTGCGTCGCCGGGCTGCTTGCCACCTACTACTTCTTTGTCCAGACCACCACGGGCCAGTTCATTGATGAGTCCGCGCTGGTGGAAGCGGTACAGATCCACGGACCTGCCGGCAAGGCCGCCACCCAGTTCCTCGACTGGCTGCCGACCATTTCACTGGTGATGGCCGCCGTCGTGGTCCTGTTTGTCACCGTAATCCGGCGGCACTGGGTTGAAGCCGGGATTGCCGTGGCAGCGTGCATCGGGGCGAACGTTGCCACCCAGGTGCTCAAGGACCTGCTGCCGCCGCGCCCGGACAAGGGGGTACTGACTTTGGAGCTGAACTCGCTGCCCTCCGGCCACACCACCCTGGCCGCGTCCGCTGCGGCGGCGGTGTTCCTCATGGCCTCACCCCGCTGGCGCCCGATGGCCGGCTTCATTGGCGGCTCCTTCGCCATCGCGTCCGGGGTGTCCACGCTGATCAACCAGTGGCACCGGCCGGCCGACGTGGTGGCCGCGTTCCTGCTGGTGGGCGCCTTCATGATTCCGGCGGGCTGGCTGATCCTCCGGCGCGGGTCGTGGAACGAGTGGGACGGGTTCGGTGACCATATCGGTTCTGCGAGGATCTGGCTCACGCTGCCGGTGCTGATTGGACTGGCCTCAGCCGGGGTGGCGGTCTATTCGCTGATCCGGATCGCACCGAGCCCTTGGCAGGAATCCAGCACCACCAACTACTTCTGGGCCGGCATCTCGCTGATCGTGATCGCGGGCTACCTGGCCACCGTGGCCACAACGTCGCTGTTTGCGTTTGCCGCACGCCGGCGGGACGTCCACAGGCGGTAGCCGCTCAGCCCGCGGTTTCCCCGAAGTCCCGTCCTATGCTTTCCTCCATGGCTGCGGCAAGTTCAATCTCATCCAAGTATCGGGCGGCAGGCCGGCCCGTGGCCTTGGCCAGCCGGTCGAGCGTGGCCAGGTGCTGCCGGGCCAGCTCAATGGCCAACTCCTCCACGATGCTGGGGCCGTTCCGGACCACCAGGTCGCTGAGGTACGCACGGAGGCTGCCGGCGGGGCGGCCCTTCGTTTCGATGTCCGCAGCAACGAGCCTGGTCAGGGCAGCCGCGGCGAGTGCCGGTTTATCGCTGAACAGTTCCACGGTGTTCCCTCAGTAACGGTGGCAGGGAACGGACGACGCCCCCGCGAGTAGCTACAATGTAGCGTCTCCATGCCTGCCCCGTAAGGGTCCATAGTCCGGGTTTTCGGTGGTTGCGGCCTCCGCGCGGGCGGGCACACCGGCCCACGTTTCGTGCTCAGGAACGTTGTGCGTCACCGCTGAGCGCATCCCGACGTGGGAGTAGTCCCCCACCACCAGCCCGTCGCCAATCCCGGCGTTCATGCCCAGGTGCGCCGCCCGGCCAATCCGCGTGCCTTCCCCTACCGAGACGCGGGGATGCAGAGTGGCGAAGTCATCCACGCTGGCGCAGCATCCCACGGTGACGTGCGGCTTCAAGAGCACGTGCCGTCCGATGCGGGCCTGCGGGGAGATGGTGGCGTTCCGCATCACAATGCTGCCGGGGCCGATCCGGGAATCCCTGGGGACCCGCACATCCGGGTCCACCACGGTGGCGTACCGGTCCTCGTGCACGCCGAGGAGGGAAAGCCGGCCCACCAAGCCTTCCCTGTCGCGCCCGGAGGGAAGGCAGACGCTGAAAAACGCCTTGGTGAAGGCCGGCGCGTCAGCGAGCGCGCCCATCACCACGGTGCCTTCGATGGTGGTGCCCAGCAGTTCCGGGTCATCATCCAGGATCCCCAGGACGTCGTACTGCCCGCTGGTCCGGACCGCGGCCAGCACTTCCCGGGCCAGTCCGCCCATGCCCAGCAGCATCAACTCGCTCAATGTGCGCCTCTTCCAGTCCCTGCTCCGTTGCAGGAATGTCGTTCGGCCCGTTCACCAGCTGCTTGATACTTGGCTGTCCCCAAACCCTATGCCGGACTTGCTCGGCAGGAAAGGCCTCGGGGCGCGAAGGTCCAGGAGGGCCCCCTCCGTAGCACGGCCGGGCTTACCGCCGGGAAGTCTTGAGCCAACCTTGAGGATTTGCGGTCCCCGGGCTTGATGGGGGCGATGGATAGTTTGCTGGTGCCTGGGCGGCGTTTTGAAGTGGGCGCCACCAGGCATTCCTGCTTTTCCGGCGCGCGGCGGCCGTCGATCAGGGCTCGAGCCGCCTGCGCAGGAGGCAGAATTCGTTCCCTTCGGGGTCCTGCAGGACGTGCCACTGCTCGTCGCCGGCCTGCCCCACGTCCGCCGGCCGTGCGCCGAGGGCCAGCAGCCGTTCCAGCTCGGCGTCCTGGTCCCGGTCCACGGGGTTGACGTCGATGTGCAGCGGAAGCCTCCCCACCCGCGGGTTGCTGCTGGGGCTCAGGATGATCGTGGGCTGCAGTCCGCCGAACCCGGCTTCCGGCCCGATCTCAATCGCCCCGTCCTCCCTGTCCAGCTCCACATAACCAAGGACTTCACTCCAGAACCGCGCGAGCAGTTCCGGGTTGGTGCAGTTCAGGACCAGTTCACTGATGCGGCATGACATAGTGCCAGTGTAAGGACCGTGTGGTGCTACGACGCGGATCTTCCTCCTCGACCCGCCTCTTCCCCGCGGCGGCCCACAGCCACCTTCGACCCGCTTCTCCTTCTTCGACTCGCGCATTCCCTTGCGCGGCCCACATTCCAGGAGCGTCGCGGACGATGTTTGTCGGAGAAGCATTTGCGCGTCGCCAGAATCCCGGGAACCAGCTCGGCGGGAGACGGTGCCACTGCATGGGGGGATGCAGCGGCACCTTCTTCCGCCGAGCTGGCAAGAGGAAAGCTCAGGCGCAATAGATCTTCTTGTTTCCCGTGCCGATCTCCAGGCCCACCTTCACATACGCGGTGGCCTGGGCACCGCCTGCGAATGTGGCCACAATCCTGACCGTCGCCGGGGTGGTGGTGACCTGGGTAAAAATCGTGGAGTCTCCGAAGAGCGATACGCTCCCGGAAGTACCGAACGGGCCGGCCAGGTCCGAACTTGCCCCGTAGACCCCGTTGGTTCCGGCTGCCGAGAAGGTGAGCTTCGTTGGAGGCTCGGAGAATCCCGAGTATGCCAGGGATACGTACTTGTTCGCGTTGTCTACGTTGCTGCACACGGGGGTGTTGAACACAGGTGGGGACCAGGTTCCGGATGCGGTGACGGTCATGGTCGCGGTCGCGCTTTGCTGCCAGAGTGCGGACGCCGAGGCGGCGCCGGCACCGAGCAGCACCGTGAGCACGAAGGCCCCGACGGCGAGCGCCGCGCCTGGAAGGGTCCGGAACCGTGCCATCTACGCAGCCTCCGCAGCCGGCTCATCGCCCTTACGGGTCTTGCGGAGGGACGTGTACACC comes from Pseudarthrobacter sp. NIBRBAC000502770 and encodes:
- the corA gene encoding magnesium/cobalt transporter CorA; this translates as MTIIDNAVYVNGLRTEDPEDLDETYFLLRQREGMAWIGLYRPDPEELQSVGEEFDLNALAVEDALAGHQRAKLEHYGECLFLVLRPARYRDDVEKVDFGEIHVFVGDEYVVTVRHAESPDLAKVRRRMEAMPEFLALGPDAVLYGILDQVVDEYEPVVAGLENDIDEIEDDLFGADPDVSRRIYELSRQVITFQRATSPLAGILQALMAGTPDRDQATELRDHYRDVLDHVIRLNERVASFRALLQNALAVNAALVAQRQNDEMQRMTESSFEQNEQVKRISSWAAILFAPTLVASIYGMNFTNMPELAWTYGYPYALGLMVAMGLVLYLAFKHNKWI
- a CDS encoding GbsR/MarR family transcriptional regulator, whose product is MSADAEVAALDELTGGAGAGARGVDATAAAAERTAAAFAAAGFPKMPARTLLALVSSEQGSLTAAELSERLGASAAAVSGAVRYLQTVGFVHRISQPGSRRDLYALHEDEWYVVSMRNSPVYDKLAALTDATAETLPEGSPARARVADMARFYRFLNSRMPALLDDWEHEREAAP
- a CDS encoding ABC transporter permease, with the protein product MGVLLVLWGQRLRRDRWQLVSWVVAIGAFALFAAAAVTQTYGNAASRTEILQVAIATPAILMLRGLPRGADQGAFTFFLIYAFLALLAGLMSTFLAVRHTRADEETGAAELIAATPAGRLLPYTATLLHGITANILVALAVFAGFAAQGLDPQGSLTAGAATGAVGLAFLGLGLLVAQFMGTSRGANGASAALVVLAYVVRGIGDATGTPGADGTTMTEGAASWFSPIGWGQQTFAYSGNRTWPLLLVVALGVACLAAAWLILGARDAGASVWDTRPGRPGARAALRSPAALALRLQSGSIIGWGLSGLALGLLAGSLGKAIAAVDTPDTNITAVLRAMLQSQGTSLTQLMVSVLFMMAGVLAAACALQAVIRLRQEEAAGTAELLLSAPVGRVRWLAGYLLLGAAAVVLVVGLAAVGAWATLTGTGDGSMPADALWQTAVAQLPAALIYLAVPALVFVLWPSATVAASWGLLALGVMLGIFGGMLGIDQSLRDLSPFTHTPVPRGDATDWSGAWWMLAIAAVAGALAVTVMRRREVGSA
- a CDS encoding ABC transporter ATP-binding protein, with amino-acid sequence MNTVVQTVNLHKHFGQVRALDGLDLDVQQGEIHGFLGPNGAGKSTTLRVLLGLAKATSGSATVLGLEPWTQAVELHRRLAYVPGDVRLWPNLSGGETIDLLSRLRGGTADAAAYHRRKDRLCQVFDFDPAKKGRAYSKGNRQKVALIAALATEAELYLLDEPTSGLDPLMEEVFRRELLAAVERGATVLLSSHILSEVEVLCQRVSIIRAGRIVDGGTLDSLRHLTRSEVSFAADGLDAEALARLGAVHDLAYDAGRIRFTADSDRIAEVLPALGALGVQGLTIVPPSLEELFLRHYGDAPADEGTHAGASGEDQHGSRRHLLGARGRG
- a CDS encoding MFS transporter — encoded protein: MSSDSSPPGAQATRQATAPLYAAGFVTAFGAHSIAAALGAESENIGLTLLNLGILLALYDVAEVFLKPVFGALSDRIGAKPVIVGGLFAFAALSLIGLGAADPLILALARLGQGAAASAFSPSSSAMVARMARGGKAGTYFGRYGSWKSLGYILGPPLGAGLILAGGFPLLFGALSALAAATAVWVLLSVPHLAPLPRKRYTVMDLARQVGERRFLVPTLVLAASTGALGAAVGFLPALATRHGLGAFAGTAAVSVVALGSVLTQPWIGRLRDRHAVSDNKGTTTGLLLVAVGIALVAAAPGVVTIFLAAALIGCGIGVATPLGFAHLADTTPPERMGRTMGSAELGRELGDAGGPLLVGAIATATALPFGLGALALLVAAAAIPRLDPVRPSD
- a CDS encoding phosphatase PAP2 family protein, whose product is MTSSRQLSTRTPARPAPGSAFLFVLSTVGCVAGLLATYYFFVQTTTGQFIDESALVEAVQIHGPAGKAATQFLDWLPTISLVMAAVVVLFVTVIRRHWVEAGIAVAACIGANVATQVLKDLLPPRPDKGVLTLELNSLPSGHTTLAASAAAAVFLMASPRWRPMAGFIGGSFAIASGVSTLINQWHRPADVVAAFLLVGAFMIPAGWLILRRGSWNEWDGFGDHIGSARIWLTLPVLIGLASAGVAVYSLIRIAPSPWQESSTTNYFWAGISLIVIAGYLATVATTSLFAFAARRRDVHRR
- a CDS encoding acetyltransferase — translated: MSELMLLGMGGLAREVLAAVRTSGQYDVLGILDDDPELLGTTIEGTVVMGALADAPAFTKAFFSVCLPSGRDREGLVGRLSLLGVHEDRYATVVDPDVRVPRDSRIGPGSIVMRNATISPQARIGRHVLLKPHVTVGCCASVDDFATLHPRVSVGEGTRIGRAAHLGMNAGIGDGLVVGDYSHVGMRSAVTHNVPEHETWAGVPARAEAATTENPDYGPLRGRHGDATL
- a CDS encoding VOC family protein, which codes for MSCRISELVLNCTNPELLARFWSEVLGYVELDREDGAIEIGPEAGFGGLQPTIILSPSSNPRVGRLPLHIDVNPVDRDQDAELERLLALGARPADVGQAGDEQWHVLQDPEGNEFCLLRRRLEP